The Solea senegalensis isolate Sse05_10M linkage group LG9, IFAPA_SoseM_1, whole genome shotgun sequence genome has a segment encoding these proteins:
- the nradd gene encoding tumor necrosis factor receptor superfamily member 16, whose protein sequence is MRVFAVCAPPLLLLLLLLQVSLGDACASNKFTESGQCCSLCPSGFGVKTQCGKEDTKCEPCPAGTFSSSEGLGPCLPCAKCPPSVPMVASCSAKQDTLCECDNGFFFLRSHGLCAPCSKCKRGEGVVRECGPLGDTDCQVCGPGTFSEERIGTKPCLTCTQCSDIEVEIRSCMPNSDTLCMDKKLHILSRPAEADGTREATRFPGVDDVIEEEESSPSPGTPKFTPQDEGGSSNILAYMSVLAAVVLGLLIYVAYKCWRSCKQKAALSKARAAELGTSPEGEKLQSDSGVFLDSHSLQDNQPSKGTKRDSKQDNRLYINLPPHRQEEVERLLQEGAGRGWRQLGAALGYEPEQLDLFGRGEAPTHTLLSNWAQKEGSSLGLLCSALARIERPDVVTALTCPTQGVSVV, encoded by the exons ATGAGAGTGTTCGCTGTCTGcgcgccgccgctgctgctgctgctgctgctgctccaa GTTTCTCTCGGTGATGCCTGTGCCAGTAACAAGTTCACTGAATCAGGGCAGTGCTGCAGTCTGTGTCCTTCTGGCTTTGGGGTAAAGACACAATGTGGGAAAGAGGATACCAAGTGTGAGCCATGCCCAGCAG GAACTTTTTCTTCATCTGAGGGTCTCGGCCCGTGCCTCCCATGTGCAAAGTGCCCTCCGAGTGTCCCCATGGTTGCCTCTTGCTCTGCTAAACAAGACacgctgtgtgaatgtgacaatGGCTTCTTCTTTCTGAGAAGCCATGGTCTGTGTGCACCTTGCTCCAAATGCAAGCGCGGTGAGGGTGTCGTCCGAGAGTGTGGCCCTCTGGGAGACACCGACTGCCAGGTTTGTGGCCCGGGGACGTTTTCTGAGGAGCGAATCGGCACCAAACCCTGCCTGACCTGCACTCAGTGCTCGGACATTGAGGTGGAGATCCGATCCTGTATGCCCAACTCTGACACACTCTGCATGG ATAAGAAGCTGCACATTTTGTCTCGACCGGCTGAGGCTGATGGTACCCGGGAGGCTACTCGCTTCCCAGGAGTAGACGACGTgattgaggaagaggagagcagTCCTTCCCCTGGAACACCCAAGTTTACCCCACAGGACGAGGGGGGCAGCAGCAACATTCTGGCTTACATGTCCGTTCTGGCTGCTGTGGTGCTGGGTCTGCTTATTTATGTGGCTTATAAATG CTGGCGATCGTGTAAACAGAAGGCGGCTCTGTCTAAGGCCCGTGCGGCCGAGTTGGGAACATCTCCAGAGGGAGAGAAGCTTCAAAGTGACAGTGGGGTTTTCCTGGACTCCCACAGTCTGCAGGACAACCAGCCCAGCAAAG GTACCAAGCGTGACAGCAAGCAGGACAATCGTCTGTACATCAACTTACCTCCGCACAGACAGGAAGAGGTGGAGCGCCTTCTACAGGAGGGAGCGGGCCGAGGATGGAGGCAGCTGGGCGCGGCACTGGGCTATGAACCGGAACAGCTAGACCTGTTTGGACGTGGGGAAGcccccactcacacactcctctcCAACTGGGCCCAGAAAGAAGGCTCCAGTCTGGGACTGCTGTGCTCTGCACTGGCTCGCATCGAGAGGCCTGATGTGGTGACCGCTCTTACCTGCCCCACGCAGGGCGTCTCTGTGGTCTGA